One genomic window of Kaistia geumhonensis includes the following:
- a CDS encoding ribokinase has product MITVFGSINIDLVCRTAHLPRPGETVPGSDYELIPGGKGANQALAARRAGASVRMVGAVGGDDMAAIALAELERDGVDLGALVRRGPTTGMAVITVDSHAENTIVLSPGANARLKASDLDAVRPGAGDTLLLQMEVPFAESLAAARAARAAGARVLLSIAPFLPIEREALAEADIILVNETEAADLARHLGLPVGSGGAETVATLSGALGCAVIATLGAEGAVAASEGATIAVPALEVVPVDTTGAGDTFAGVLAALLDQGESLETALQFAAAAGSLSCTKAGAQPSFPRRAAIEEALAGAPSFP; this is encoded by the coding sequence CGCATCTGCCGCGGCCGGGCGAGACCGTGCCCGGTTCGGATTACGAGCTGATCCCGGGCGGCAAGGGCGCCAACCAGGCGCTCGCGGCACGGCGGGCCGGCGCGTCGGTGCGCATGGTCGGGGCGGTCGGCGGCGACGACATGGCGGCGATCGCGCTGGCCGAACTGGAGCGCGACGGCGTCGATCTCGGCGCGCTGGTGCGGCGCGGCCCGACGACCGGCATGGCGGTGATCACGGTGGATTCGCATGCCGAGAACACCATCGTGCTCTCGCCGGGGGCCAATGCGCGCCTGAAGGCATCCGATCTCGACGCCGTTCGCCCGGGCGCCGGCGATACGCTGCTCCTTCAGATGGAAGTGCCCTTCGCGGAGAGCCTCGCTGCGGCGCGGGCCGCCCGGGCCGCGGGCGCGCGTGTGCTTCTGTCGATCGCGCCCTTCCTGCCGATCGAACGCGAGGCGCTCGCAGAGGCGGACATCATCCTCGTCAACGAGACGGAAGCCGCCGATCTCGCGCGCCATCTCGGCCTCCCCGTCGGTTCCGGCGGCGCGGAGACGGTGGCGACCCTCTCCGGGGCGCTCGGATGCGCGGTCATTGCCACGCTCGGTGCCGAGGGGGCCGTCGCCGCGAGCGAGGGCGCGACCATCGCCGTTCCGGCGCTCGAAGTGGTTCCCGTGGACACCACCGGGGCGGGAGACACCTTCGCCGGCGTGCTTGCGGCTCTGCTCGACCAGGGCGAGAGCCTCGAGACGGCGCTGCAGTTCGCCGCGGCGGCCGGATCGCTGTCCTGCACGAAGGCGGGAGCCCAGCCCAGTTTCCCGCGCCGCGCCGCCATCGAGGAGGCGCTGGCCGGAGCCCCTTCTTTTCCGTGA